ctcatggtgaaatccttgagtggtttgcttcctctccggcaactgagttaggaagggcgccaGTATATAAAGCTCtttaaggagcgggacactaatccggatgcttataataagtcccgctatgccctcagacgaaccatcaaacaggaaaatatAGGATTAAgatagagccggtgtagtaggatttagacgctcgtcggatgtggcagggcttgaaaactacggactacaaagggaaaaccagccgcgagctgcccagtgacgcgagcctaccagatgagctaaattcgttttatgctcgcttcgagacaagcaacactgaaacatgcatgagagcaccagctattctggacgactgtgtgataatgctctcggtagccgatgtgagcaaaaccttcaaacaagtcaacattcacaaagctgcgagGCCAGACTGATTGCCAGGACGTGtacatgcgtggaccaactggcaagtgtctttgctgacattttcaacctctccctgaccgagtctgtaatacctacatgtttcaagcagaccaccatagtccttatgcccaaggaagcgaaggtaacctgcctaaatgattactgccccgtagcactcatgtcagtagccatgaagtgctttgaaaggcagatcatggctcacatcaacagcatcatcctggatactctagacccactccaattcgcgtaccgccccaacagatccacatatgatgcaatcttaatgccctttcccacctggacaaaaggaacacctatgtgagaatgctgttcattgactacagctcagtgttcaacaccatattgcccacaaagctcatcactaagctaaagaccctgggacaacacctccctctgtcactggatcctggacttcctgacaggccgcccccaggtagtaagtgtaggcaacaacacgtctgccacgctgatcctcaacactggggtcccacaggggtgcgtgtttagtcccctcctgtactccctgttcacccacaagactgtgagcaagaaaaaggagccaatcgtggactacagggaaaggcgggccaaacaggcctcCATTACCAtcgacaaggctgtagtggagcgggtcgagagtttcaagttccttggtgtccacatcaccaacaaactatcatggtccaaacacaccaagacagtcgtgaagagggcacgacaacaccttttcccccacgggagactgaaaatatttggcatgggtctccagatcctgaaaaagttctacaactgaacSGTTGAGAGCATCcggaccggttgcatcaccgcctggtatggcaatgctCGTCAtttgaccataaggcgctacagagggtagtgcgtacggcccagtacatcactggggccatccaggacctatatactaggcagtgtcagaggaaagcccaaaaaattgtcaaaagctccagtcacccaagtctcacagactgttctctctgctaccgcacagcaagtggtaccgtccaagaggcttctaaacagcttctatgccCAAGCcataacctgtctcttatacacatctagatgtgtataagagacagcggtaccggagtgccaagtcctaggaccaaaaggctccttaacagcttctatgcccaagccataaaactgctaaacaattaattactatttacattgaccccccccccccccccttgtttttacactgctgctactcgctgtttgttttctatgcatagtcactttacctacataAACAAATGAAGtcagagtgtgaatactttctgaaggcagtgaaATTTCGTTACCGAAGTGCATTTTCACCCATTCTAGGTAGATGGGTTGGATACCCTATTCATTCTAGTCTAATTCCCAGGTCTCGTATGACATCCCTGATGCTGGCGTCCCGGGACGGCTACAGTCAGGTAATCAACCTGCTGTTGTCTCACGGGGCAGAGGTCAACTCCCAGGATGAAAATGGGTACACGGTAAGAATGCCTACCTGGTGTAATGCCTGTCTCACATAAGTGGACATTTTCGTTTTTTCTTTTATACATCAGCCTTCCCTGcgtcccaataatctctcctttctccaaaAGTGTGGACTTGTTCACTTTCCTTGGGACATAGTTGGAAAgcatttacaagcatttcgctacacccgcaataacatctgctaaatatgtgtacgtgaccaataacatgttaTTTGAAAGAAAATGACTGGTTTAGGAAATATGTTAGAAACTCCCTCCAGCCCATGCTTACAACAATCAAATGCTTTTACATTCTTTTGATTGATTCTAACTGTGATTGATATAAATGATTGGTGACACTGTGGTTATTAATAGTAATTAGGATGCTGCTAGACATTGATGGTAGGTGATGACCTGCTGTGACCTTTGACCCCAGGCCCTGAGTGTGGCGGTGCAGTACGGAAGAGAAGAGGCCGTCCTCAAGCTGCTACAGCTGGGGGCAGACAAGACCCTTAAGACCAAAGCAGAGAAGAGTGCTGCCGACTTGGCCAAGGTCTTCAAACGACCACAGGTAAACACAACCagtaattatattatttatactgaacaaaaatataaattcaacaattTTAACgattttactcagttacagttcatataaggaaataagtcaattgaaataaattcattatgRcctaatctatggatttcacatgactgggcaggggcgcagccatggatgggcctgggagggcataggcccacccacctgGGAGCCAGCCAATCCCCCACAAAaatctttattacagacagaaatactcctcagtttgaTTAGCTGTCCgtatggctggtctcagacgatctcgcAGGTAAAMAAgctgaatgtggaggtcctgggccggcatggttacacgtggtctgcggttgtgaggccggttggacgtactgccaaatgaacattcaattctctggcaacagttctggtcgatattcctgcagtcagcttgccaactgcattctccctcaaaacttgagacatctgtgccattgtgtgacaaaactacacattttagtgtccccagcacaaggtgcacctgtgtaatgatcatgctgtttaatatgccacacctgtcaggtggatggattatcttggcaaaggagaaatactcactaacagggatgtaaacaaatgtgtgcacaaaatttgagagaaataagctttttgtgcgtatggaacatttctgggatctcttatttcagctcatgaaacatggggccaacatgttgcgtctatattttagttcagtatatatGCTTCAGAATGCTTCTGGCATAGCCACGGTGTTCAATTGACCACATGTAGAACCCCACAGTCACAACTTTGTTTCCCACACAGTTAGCCAAGTACATAACTCTGGCACCTAAATCTGGTGTTTAAACAACCACAGGTACAGTAAAACCAAACACTAACCACAGCCACAAATTTACCACACTATGAAATGGTAGTCTTGAGGCGCGAGACTAGCTCCATCTTCCCCTTCTCttgcaaacattttataaatacacggtgtgtacaaaacattaggaacaccttcctaatattgaattgcacccccttttgccctcagaatagcctcaattcgtcYGggcttggactctacaaggtgtctaaagcgttccacagggatgctggtccatgatGACGCCAATGKttcccacagttgtgtgaagttgtctggatgtcctttgggtggctgaccattcttgatgcacacaggaaactgttgagtgtgaaaaacccagcagcactgcagttcttgacactcaaaccggtgtacctggcacctactaccataccccgttcaaaagcacttcaatattttctttcccattcaccctctaaatggcacacatacacaatactcgatgtctcaaggcttaataatccttctttaatctctcctccccttcatctacacaggcggaagtggatttaacaagtgacatcaataagggatcatagctttcacctggattcccctggtcagtctgcCATGGAAAGAGTTTTGTATATCTGGTCTTCTTCCCTCGCAGATTGCCAGGATCCTGGCGTCCCCAGGCAATGCCCTCACCAACGGGCAGGTAACCTCCTCGAAGGAGGAGACCCTCTTCAAGTTCTTCAAGAGGGACCACGATCTATCTGCTGACTCCAAGGAGAGGTGAGACCATGGCTAAATCTCAATTCGTCTTACTGCTATTCCTTACATCCTATATCCTCTTCTCAACCATAATGGAGGAGGTAAAAGGTCCCTCCCCTCAGGAGTTCTTTTACAATTCGTTTTTAGGAGGTGACGACAGAGGATGCGAGGAATCGAGGTAAGATGAATTGAGAAAAGGCCACAGATCAGTAAGTGGAGGCCAGCAGCCGTGATTGATATTTGGGGCCCTCTAGTGGACGTAGAGTTAACTGTCCCATGCCATGAGACCGGTTTTTAGACGTAAACAAACATCTAGGGACTAGCTGCTAAATCTGCACCATAATGCTTTAACATATTTAGTSTTATGTGTTTGACTGTTGAGGATTCTATATTTTAATTTGGATTGTTTAATCTGTCAATGTTTATCTGTTCTGAAATATTTTAGGCGGCCGACATGGCTACGTGGGGTTGATGTAGTACGCTCTTAAACCTATTTAGCTATTTATTTATTGCTTTTATTTAACCGGGGAAGTTATTCAGAGCATAAGCAAACTGACTGATTTTAAAGGTTGATTTGTTGATCAGTGATTCTGCACAGTTGGACTGCAATGTAGTCAGTCTCAAACGCGCCCATTCACTTTCAAAATAACAACCTTGAACCTCTCCTAGTCTGGCCAAACTGTGTGACATCGAGCTGCTTCTGCACGGACTCAACCTGGAGTACCTCTCTGACATAATGCTAGTAAGTAGTGTACTgcttaaacacacacaggagTACCTCTCTGACATAATGCTAGTAAGTAGTCTGGTACTgcttaaacacacacaggagTACCTCTGACATTATTTGAGTACTGTACCTCATCCTCACTGTGGTTGGACAGTTTTCAGATGTTCATACCTCCCTCATGCCATATCCCAGCATATGGTATTATCAAATACCTGTCCAACCCTACTGCTGGCTTATTGATGTTGAGCAGGCAGGTGTAAAGACTGTGGGTCTGACTCTGGAGTGATTGGGTCAAAACTATAGTGTAGTGTATGAAGCGGCAGGGGTGGATTGATATTTTCATCATTAGATCGAAAAGACATACCGGTAACAAGTagctacacaacacaaacacatactgtaatcTGTTAccggtataaaaataaaaaaaacacttaccGGTAGCTACACAAATGCAGATTGTAAATTATTGTACAATATCTGTTCAGGGTGTGGGCTGGTTTGCAAGTTGTCAGATCGTTAAAGTAGTTTTTCTTCTCTCCGCAGGAAAATGACATCACTTGGAGCTACCTGGTAACCATGGAGAAGGATGACCTGGAGAAGGTATGAAAGACCTCTTTATGTCAGTCTGTCTGGCAGCAGGTTTCCAGGTTTTTCAGAAATCTATATGGTTCCTGGAATCAGTAGAGAATTAGCATGGcgggaatcctccaactgggaaTGCTCCTaccaggatttctgaaaaacctgggAACTTTGGGAACGTTTTGGGAATTTTGCAACCTGAGTTACCAGTATGTTGCCCAGTTATTAATGTTGCGTTCTCCCCCAGATTGGTATCTCCGACCCAGAGGACCAGCAGAAAGTTCTGAGTGCAGTGAAGGAGATGCATCTAGACCGGGTCGACCTGGACACTGTCGACCAGCTGGAGAACATAGACAGCGGGTAACATTAAAGtacaatgaaaaataaatattattttgagcAATTCCTTCCAGGTCAAATTGTCAAGCACAATAACATATTTTCTTCACACATTATATATGCAACACAAACACCTACAGACttacattacatactgtacacagtccATCCTCCAGCACATCACTGGAAGTCATTCGTCAGACTGACCTAAAGCATCCATCCCCCTGTATTCTCCCACAGCCTCACCTCCTATATTCTCTCCGAGCTTCTGAGAGCAGAGTCCTAATGGTTTATGAAATGGGGCCGTAATGATTTGTAAGGTGAGAGGAGATGGAATGAAATCCCCTCTTtcaccccccccttctctctgtgaCTGATGATAGGATAGCTCTCAGGCCAAGCGGTACTGTAGTGTCAGGGCCAGGGGTACAGGGGTACTTTTACTGAGCCTTTAAATCCCCCAGGAGTAAATCCTCTGATGATGGCCACACTGTAAACATTAAAGCACTAGATTACCACATCCCTTATGCTTTATGCTCATCCCAGGACCTAGTGGCCATGTTCTAGTTGGCCTGGGATGTTAGATGGTCATGTTCTAGTTGGCCTGGGATGTTAGATGGTCATGTTCTAGTTGGCCCGGGATGTTAGAATGGCCATTTCTAGTTGGCCTGGGATGTTAGATGGTCATGTTCTAGTTGGCCCGGGATGTTAGATGGTCATGTTCTAGTTGGCCGGGATGTTATGGTCATGTTCTAGTTGGCCTGGGATGTTAGATGTCCATGTTCTAGTTGCCTGGGATGTTAGATGGTCATGTTCTAGTTGGCCTGGGATGTTAGATGGCCCTGGGATGTTAGATGGTCATGTTTCTAGTTGGCCCGGGATGTTAGATGTCATGTTCTAGTTGGCCTGGGATGTTAGATGGTCATGTTCTAGTTGGCCTGGGATGTTAGATGTCCATGTTCTAGTTGCTGGGATGTTAGATGTCATGTTCTAGTTGGCCTGGGATGTTAGATGGCCATGTTCTAGTTGGCTGGGATGTTAGACGGTCATGTTCTAGTTGGCCTGGGATGTTTAGAGTATGTTCTAGTTGGCCTGGGATGTTAGATGTCCATGTTCTAGATGGCCTGGATGTTAGATGGTCATGTTCTAGTTGGCCTGGGATGTTAGATCGGTCATGTTCTAGTTGGCCTGGGATGTTAGACGGCTATGTTCTAGGTGGCCGGATGTTAGATGGCTCCTGGGATGTTAGATGGTCATGTTCTAGTTGACCTGGGATGTTAGATGTCCATGTTCTAGTTGGCCTGGGATGTTAGACGGTCTGGGATGTTAGACGGCCATGTTCTGTTGCCTGGGATGTTAGATGGTCATGTTCTAGTTGGCCTGGGATGTTAGATGGCTGGGATGTTAGACGGCCATGTTCTAGTTGGCCTGTTGGATGTTAGATGGTCATGTTCTAGTTGGCCTGGGATGTTTAGATTGGCCTGGGATGTTAGATGGTCATGTTCTAGTTGGCCTGGGATGTTAGATGGTCCATGTTCTAGTTGACCTGGGATTTTAAGTTGCCTGGATGTTAGATGGTCATGTTCTAGTTGGCCTGGGATATTAGATGGTGGGATGTTAGATGGTCATGTTCTAGTTGACCTGGGATGTTAGATGGCCTTGCGGATGTTAGATGGTCATGTTCTAGTTGGCCTGGGATGTTTAGATGTGTCATTGTTCTAGTTGACCTGGGATGTTAGATGTCCATGTTCTAGATGGACTGGGATGTTAGATGTCCATGTTCTTCAGTTAGAGCCTGGGATGTTAGATGTCCATGTTAGTTGGCCTGGGATGTGTAGATGGTCGTGTTCTAGTTGGCCTGGGATGTTAGATGGTCATGTTCTAGTTGGCCTGGGATGTTAGATGGCCATGTTCTAGTTGGTCTGGGATGTTAGACGGCCATGTTCTAGTTGGCCTGGGATGTTAGATGGCCTGGGATGTTAGATGGATTTTCACCTGTAGTACATGACTAATGGACTGACAGACAGATGGGTGGACAGGGGGGATCTTCACACCGGGGGACAACTGACACGGACATACTGGCGACTGGGCAGACACAGTTAAATCAACTGACCTCTACACAACAGACAAATGAACAGACATAAGACTGTGTGTGGCCAATGGCCAGGATTTCCTCTCATAACTCAAAACTAGATAAAAAAACGTTTTACATCCAAATGATTTGTACATCGTATTCATCGCGGCCCGATctttaaatgtgttttgttgcTGCGATTGTTCCGCTGccctgtgtgtgttgatgggttgTTTTATCCTAATGGTACATTTCCCTGCATGTGTAGCAGCCGTTTTGTGATGCTCACACTCTGTCAGCGGGCGTGTAAACAGTGTCAGTCAGACTGGAGTTACTATCTCCTTCTAGAGGCTCGGGACCTGGGACTACAGCTCTGTTAGTTTATCTAGCACACCCAAGACTGATAGTACAGgatagagaggagcagaggagagggggagatgtctgtctgttgtaggtgacctctgtctctccctccctcctggtcTAGGTGAGACATATAGGGGGTATACTTGAGATGGGCAGGAATGTGGACTGACACGGGTTGTGCTGCTCACCCACTCACACTGACagtcacacataaacacacttgGGTTGAGGTAGAAAGAGACTTATCAACTAGGCATGGTCACGGTTAATCGAATATCCGGATGTTTGGcctattttaacaatgaaaaggctgtctaaaataaattatcCTTGTGACATTTCTACCTATaaggatataccatgacatttgaaATCCTTAATTTAGTAAAACAAAAATCTTTTCAATGTAGTTTTTCTAACGGTGCATTGAGTTACTGCCCTCCAGGCTGCCCTGGCATCGGTATGCTGTTTCCCCCTCTTCAAATAGCAATTAAAGGCACTCCGCAAATGGAGTTTCCACAATACCTGAAATGTATCAATGCAAAACACTCACCAGAAAAGCTATTTGTAACAGAATCAGTTCTATCATTGCCAAAATCGGACTTTTCCTTCGCTGTTGCTGACAACTTACTGAAGAAAAGCACCCTGTCCGCTGTTGACCTCTGCCATGTACATTTCAGCATTGTAATTGGTCGAGTTGACTATCCAGATAGCcgaaaaatgtaattattggggccgcaggtagcctagtggttagagcgttggactagtaaccggaaggttacaagatcgaatccccgagctgacaaggttaaaatctgtcactctgcccctgaacaaggcagttaacccactgttcctaggccgtcagtgaaaataagaatttgttcttaactgacttgcctagttaaataaagaaaaaatcaaattaaaacatttgaaaaattgtATAATTTAAAATGCCCATCCCTATCATCAACACTGATAGTGGGAAGCACTGTGAAAAGTTGTCTAATGGTGTATGTGTGTCCTTATAGAAGTGAGGAGCTGTATAACTTCCTGATCAGTCTGAGGCAGCAGTGCTGCTACttgacagagacagtacaggATGTCATCAGCCGCTTCCCCCGCCGAGcctctgaggtgtgtgtgtgtcattccctgtccctctctgatAATCTAAATGCTCTAGAAAACTGATCCATCAATGCTGTTGTCTGACTGAAAGCAGACAGTATGGTTGTATAACCTACTAAAGCAAATTCCCTTTCAGCCCTGAAAGGAGGGTGCCCCCAATCTCTCTTTGTCTGGTCCTGTTTGTGGTTAGATTAAGTGAGTGCGTTTTCAGACACTATAGTACTGATGGATTTTTCTAGAGCGAACCTGTTTCTAGCTCCCTTAActtactctctctgtcctcagctGGTGTTGTCCCTGGACCCTAAGAACGAGGCCCAGGCCATCTGTAATGAGCTGGTGGCCCAGACTGGAGACCTGCAGAAAGAGGTCGCCTGCCTCAAGAACCTGCTGCACAAGGTATATCTCACACCTTTTTCTCTGACTGCTGTGTGCGTGTCACTGTCACCCAAGAGCCCCCGCCACTATGTTTCTGCTCCCCTCAGTGGGCCACTCAGAGAACAAATTGAAGAACAGTCCGTTT
This portion of the Salvelinus sp. IW2-2015 linkage group LG4q.1:29, ASM291031v2, whole genome shotgun sequence genome encodes:
- the LOC111962719 gene encoding ankyrin repeat, SAM and basic leucine zipper domain-containing protein 1-like isoform X1 translates to MERPPMVTCVLQLYTEHTLHVTPIRSDFRTRRSILEAIMSNKVEYAFPAGDESDGSNDEWDIGFSKSIKVPLIESTDAGVPEAEDKVSTFKRAINTKDVQLVQQLLDNGLDVETRLGFEWTPLMCAVHMAHYDMAKLLLDRGASANFSRDQYTVLMAACTASASEDKIVQCVELLLSRNADPNTFTRSRMTSLMLASRDGYSQVINLLLSHGAEVNSQDENGYTALSVAVQYGREEAVLKLLQLGADKTLKTKAEKSAADLAKVFKRPQIARILASPGNALTNGQVTSSKEETLFKFFKRDHDLSADSKESLAKLCDIELLLHGLNLEYLSDIMLENDITWSYLVTMEKDDLEKIGISDPEDQQKVLSAVKEMHLDRVDLDTVDQLENIDSGSEELYNFLISLRQQCCYLTETVQDVISRFPRRASELVLSLDPKNEAQAICNELVAQTGDLQKEVACLKNLLHKMDPAGDFCPLPRPGSHGDWRRRVLKRLALSMLGAGLLFALSRAKSVKVYL
- the LOC111962719 gene encoding ankyrin repeat, SAM and basic leucine zipper domain-containing protein 1-like isoform X2, which translates into the protein MERPPMVTCVLQLYTEHTLHVTPIRSDFRTRRSILEAIMSNKVEYAFPAGDESDGSNDEWDIGFSKSIKVPLIESTDAGVPEAEDKVSTFKRAINTKDVQLVQQLLDNGLDVETRLGFEWTPLMCAVHMAHYDMAKLLLDRGASANFSRDQYTVLMAACTASASEDKIVQCVELLLSRNADPNTFTRSRMTSLMLASRDGYSQVINLLLSHGAEVNSQDENGYTALSVAVQYGREEAVLKLLQLGADKTLKTKAEKSAADLAKVFKRPQIARILASPGNALTNGQVTSSKEETLFKFFKRDHDLSADSKESLAKLCDIELLLHGLNLEYLSDIMLENDITWSYLVTMEKDDLEKIGISDPEDQQKVLSAVKEMHLDRVDLDTVDQLENIDSGWCCPWTLRTRPRPSVMSWWPRLETCRKRSPASRTCCTRWTQQEISAHFLDLVPTVTGGDGS